Proteins from a single region of Lusitaniella coriacea LEGE 07157:
- a CDS encoding cation:proton antiporter has product MSLETTATELPIKESLEQFLVVLSVSLSVATASRLVSWFQKIPYTLLLVIVGLGLAFVDVRLVNLSPELILEIFLPPLLFEAAWNMRWRDLKENLVPVCLFAIIGVIISVLGVAFAVGKFTALPLSIALLLGASLSATDPVSVVALFRELGASKRLTVIMEGESLFNDGVAVVAFILLVGIPLGVGEFSIPTTIARFVAFAGIGIGIGGLIGFGISYLTQRFDLPLVEQSLTLVSAYGTYLMAEELGGSGVIGVVTVGLILGNFGSRIGMNPRTRLIVSEFWEFLAFFVNSIVFLLIGDQINFSSLGNNFDLILVAIASVVLTRIIVIFGLGSLSNWLSNDDLNWREQTVLWWGGLRGGVSIALALSVPVVLDGRQEIIDAVFGVVLFTLLFQGLTTQFFLEKLGLVGDRLERQQYSEALARRTALQRVLKYLSQLEESYKETEAGFTSGASEFFRYQQGLVKGQLQSVEEELEQLRRMNSQLLSIELEQVREKLLDIEADTYAEFIRAGNLSENLSPLLQSALDEGIERIMQDRQQADA; this is encoded by the coding sequence ATGAGCTTAGAAACCACAGCAACCGAGCTACCAATTAAGGAAAGCCTAGAACAGTTTTTAGTCGTCCTTTCCGTCTCTTTGAGCGTTGCAACGGCTTCGCGATTGGTGAGCTGGTTCCAGAAAATTCCCTACACCCTATTATTGGTAATTGTGGGACTGGGATTAGCGTTCGTGGACGTGCGACTGGTTAACCTCTCCCCAGAATTAATTTTAGAAATTTTTCTCCCGCCACTGCTGTTTGAAGCTGCATGGAATATGCGCTGGCGGGATTTAAAGGAGAATTTGGTTCCCGTTTGTTTGTTCGCCATTATTGGTGTCATTATCTCCGTGCTGGGAGTGGCTTTCGCCGTGGGCAAATTCACCGCCCTTCCCCTTTCGATCGCACTGTTATTGGGAGCAAGCCTTTCCGCCACCGACCCGGTTTCTGTGGTTGCGCTGTTTCGAGAACTGGGAGCGAGCAAACGATTAACCGTCATTATGGAAGGAGAAAGCCTATTCAATGACGGCGTTGCGGTTGTTGCTTTTATCCTGTTGGTGGGCATTCCCTTGGGCGTTGGGGAATTTTCCATTCCCACCACGATCGCGCGTTTTGTGGCATTTGCAGGGATTGGGATTGGAATTGGCGGATTGATCGGTTTTGGCATTTCCTACCTCACCCAGCGCTTCGATTTGCCTCTGGTGGAGCAATCCCTTACCTTAGTTTCCGCCTATGGAACCTATTTAATGGCGGAAGAATTGGGCGGTTCTGGAGTCATTGGCGTTGTCACAGTAGGGTTGATTTTGGGCAACTTCGGTTCCCGCATTGGGATGAACCCTCGCACGCGGCTGATTGTTTCTGAGTTTTGGGAATTTCTCGCCTTTTTCGTCAACTCTATTGTCTTTCTGTTGATTGGCGATCAAATTAATTTTTCCAGTTTGGGGAATAATTTCGATCTGATTTTAGTCGCGATCGCGTCCGTGGTTCTTACCCGGATTATTGTGATCTTTGGCTTGGGTAGTCTGAGTAATTGGCTGAGTAACGACGATCTCAACTGGCGCGAACAAACCGTACTTTGGTGGGGCGGTTTGAGGGGAGGCGTTTCCATTGCCTTGGCACTCAGTGTTCCCGTGGTTCTCGACGGACGACAGGAAATTATCGATGCAGTATTTGGCGTGGTTCTGTTTACGCTGCTCTTTCAAGGACTCACGACGCAATTTTTCCTAGAAAAGCTGGGTTTAGTCGGAGATCGCCTGGAACGCCAGCAATATTCCGAAGCGCTAGCCCGTCGGACTGCTCTACAGCGCGTTTTGAAGTATCTTTCCCAGTTGGAGGAGTCTTATAAAGAAACAGAAGCAGGCTTCACTTCCGGCGCGTCGGAATTCTTTCGCTATCAACAGGGTTTGGTCAAAGGTCAACTGCAAAGCGTTGAAGAAGAACTCGAACAGTTGCGGCGCATGAATTCCCAACTCCTTTCCATCGAACTCGAACAAGTGCGGGAAAAACTTTTGGATATCGAAGCGGATACCTACGCCGAGTTTATCCGTGCGGGAAATCTCAGCGAGAATTTGTCGCCCCTGCTGCAAAGTGCTTTGGATGAAGGGATCGAACGAATCATGCAAGATCGCCAACAAGCGGATGCTTGA